In the genome of Clostridia bacterium, the window AGGGCAGTGTAGATGCGCAATCCCGACCCGAGTGAAGCGGCGTGCACGGCGATATAAAGGGACGCCCGCGCGGCGTTCGCAGCCTGTGCACGCTCGTCAAGTGTGAGCGTGCTTTCAGTGGAACGAATCAACTCCACGTTGACGCCCTTGTTCTCTAACTCGCGGTGCAGGCGGCGGGCGAAAGCCAGCGTGACATCTTTCTCGGCAACGGTTTCGGACAACGCGGCTCCGCGTTCTTCGCCGCCATGACCGGCGTCAATGACGACTAGGAAGCGCGGCGCGGCAGGAGGGCGTGCCTGCGGAATGCGGGTGGCAGCGGATTCGGTAGTCTGCGCCGGGGGCGGCGCGGCAGCAGCGGCTTGTTGCGGCCCTACGGCGGCGATCGTAATGACCTTGCCGCCTTCGCTGTAGGTGGCGAGCACGGGTGCGTTGACGCTCACGCTCAGTTCGGCTGCGGCATTGGATTCGCTGAAAGCCGTGCTGGAGATGAGCGGATCGCCGTAGGTCACGGTTTCGGCCCCGGAACTGACGACCGGGTCGCGGGTGAAGGTCAGGCGCATCTTTCCGGGCTCGGTGGCAACGGCGGGAGACACGGGAGTTGGGAACGTGAGCACCAGCCGAGAGGGGTCTTTGCGCAATTCCGCCGAAAACTTTGCGCCCGTGCCCCCAACAAAGGCCCTCCTCGCGGGCTGATGCACACGCACCGTAAGTTCAAGAATGCGGGGCAACAGGTTCGCAAGCGCGGAGACCGGCACATAACCTCGCGTGTTCACCATGGTGAAGTTCGCGGGGAGATCGAAATCTGAGCCGCGCAGTTTGGCTTTTTTTTTGCCATCGGTGAACTGCGCTTCAACTGCTTTGCTCGTTCCCGCGGGTGTGAAGGTGAACTTCCATTTGTTGCCGTCAGGGCGGGCCTCTACGCGGCCAAGAGGTTCGAGCAGGTCGACCAAGCCGACGTACTCAAGCCCATCGTGATCGAGAACCGAGATGGCATAGCTGGTCTGCGGAGAATACACGGCAAGGCGCTTTTCTTCGGCTCGCGTCAGACGAGGGAAGATGAGCACGAAAGCTGCGAAGACGAGCAACAGCGCCGCCACGCGCACGGCGATGCTCGCGAACGTCGCTGGCCGCAGATGCATTGATCTATGCAATGCCATAGAAGATCACGCCTTTCGGCGGCAACGGTTGAACGTCAATGGAACAGGGAGGCAGAACAGCGCCGGAGAGCGCTACCTCGCGAAGGCGTTCGAGCCCGAGCGGGTTGAGGATGAAGGCGACGTTCGCGCCAAGGCGGACCTGCTCGACGGCCTCCGTCGGCTCTGCATGGAAGGTGACGTGTCGCTGCTCGCGTACGTCAGATTCGGATTCGGAAATCTTCAGCACTTTTTCCAGGATGATCTTGTGCAGTTGTACCACGTCTAGCTGTCGCTCGACCGGAGGAATATGCGCAAGTATGGTGTCGGCCCAACCGGGCTTCGAGTGCAGCCGATACGTGCAGTCGCGGGTGACGGCCAGCATGACGACGTCACCGGGTTCGACGCGGCTGTTTCGTGCAACGCCGGGAACTACGCGGGCGCCGGCGTCTTCGGCAGTAACGGCGGTAACAGTAGACGTGGCCTCTTCAGCCGCAAGCAGGCGCGCGGCAACATCGGAGTCGAAGTGAGGGCCGTTCGCGGCCAGCACAGGGTGTGGCGACGTCGGCGGCAGGTGTCGCATGTGGCGCGACACCTCTCGAAAGAAGAAGTTGGCGCGTGTGATGCGAACGAATTCTCCGGTTTCAAAATGCTCAAGTCCACTGACAACGCGATGTACAGGGCGCGAGATGAGGCCGGGATCAGCGTCGTGTACAAACGCCGCCATCATCCAGTCGCGCGGAGCTTGCTCCGGTGATGCGCAAGCGTATGCGGCAGAAGTCGTCTCATCACGAAGCGCAAGTGCGGCGTCGTAGGCGGCGTGGCCGGAGGCGAGCACGAGCGAGCGTGTGCTGATAGCGGTCGTGATTTGCGAGATGGCGTCGGCATCCGTCACGCGCCACAGATCCAACGCGACGTTTTTGTGACAGGCGTGTTTTTGACAAATGCTATAGCCCGGCGGTGCAGCGGTGGGCAGCGCAATCGCCGCGCCGTCGTATAGCACGAGCGCCGGAGCGGACTGGTGACGCGCTGTGCAGAGGAACTCAATTTCAGAACGGATACTGGCCGAAAGGCTGTGCTGCACGCGTAAGAGGCAGCCTGATTCTTGAGGGGCTGATGAGTTCAGTCCGGAACTGGCTTCGAGATGCAGAAGGGCCAGGAGGCCTGTGGTCGTGCGCGGATGGCTATCGAAGGTCGATGACTGGCGAAAAGCGTAGATAGCCGGCTGGGTGTCAGTGATTAGTGTGCCGGAGCCGCGCAAATCAGAAAGCCGAACGGCGAATTCCGATGGCGAGGTTTGCGAAAGGTCAATCGCCCCATCGGACGATGCGCGGTCCAGATCAAGAAGCAGGGCGCGGAATGGTGCGATGACGGCCAAAATCCCTCTCCGGCACGGTTTGCGCTCGTGCCTGAAGATGCTGGCTGGGAGGCGCGATCAGAGTTGCCGGGACAAGCAGATTCTAGCAGCAATAAAGTAAACCCCGCTCGGTGTGATTAACATCGAACGCATAAGCGCCACTACTCTCGACAAGCAATGCGTGGTTTGATCCCAGGTGGGGCGTGTCGTCGGGGAGCGATGGTTCAGCGGGCTTTGTGAGCTGTGTTACCATCGCCGAAAAGAGGGTTCTATGACCCGCAGAATCCGTGACGGGTGCGGGTCTGGGTTTACGAAGCACCCGCTTGCAGTCTACATACCAGGAATTAGCGGCGCGGCCAGTATCCGCGTTTCGCCGTGGTTGGGTTGCGCTTGTGCCGCCGTGCTGATGACGGCGATGGCGGCAGCCCAGACGGTCGCCTCTTCCGCAACTCAGCCGGCAAGCCCGCCAACGGGTACCGCGCAAACAGCGTCGTCGAACTCCCAACAGGGGCCAACTCCTTCCGTAGGCCCG includes:
- a CDS encoding N-acetylmuramoyl-L-alanine amidase yields the protein MALHRSMHLRPATFASIAVRVAALLLVFAAFVLIFPRLTRAEEKRLAVYSPQTSYAISVLDHDGLEYVGLVDLLEPLGRVEARPDGNKWKFTFTPAGTSKAVEAQFTDGKKKAKLRGSDFDLPANFTMVNTRGYVPVSALANLLPRILELTVRVHQPARRAFVGGTGAKFSAELRKDPSRLVLTFPTPVSPAVATEPGKMRLTFTRDPVVSSGAETVTYGDPLISSTAFSESNAAAELSVSVNAPVLATYSEGGKVITIAAVGPQQAAAAAPPPAQTTESAATRIPQARPPAAPRFLVVIDAGHGGEERGAALSETVAEKDVTLAFARRLHRELENKGVNVELIRSTESTLTLDERAQAANAARASLYIAVHAASLGSGLRIYTALVPAVATDPAQARRAFLSWETAQAPYLDASSLVAGSIAAELNSRQLPVRALAAPLRPLNSISTAAIALELAPPDGKVNSINDAKYQQNLATAIAAGIAAIRPKLEAAR
- a CDS encoding DUF1015 family protein, yielding MAVIAPFRALLLDLDRASSDGAIDLSQTSPSEFAVRLSDLRGSGTLITDTQPAIYAFRQSSTFDSHPRTTTGLLALLHLEASSGLNSSAPQESGCLLRVQHSLSASIRSEIEFLCTARHQSAPALVLYDGAAIALPTAAPPGYSICQKHACHKNVALDLWRVTDADAISQITTAISTRSLVLASGHAAYDAALALRDETTSAAYACASPEQAPRDWMMAAFVHDADPGLISRPVHRVVSGLEHFETGEFVRITRANFFFREVSRHMRHLPPTSPHPVLAANGPHFDSDVAARLLAAEEATSTVTAVTAEDAGARVVPGVARNSRVEPGDVVMLAVTRDCTYRLHSKPGWADTILAHIPPVERQLDVVQLHKIILEKVLKISESESDVREQRHVTFHAEPTEAVEQVRLGANVAFILNPLGLERLREVALSGAVLPPCSIDVQPLPPKGVIFYGIA